Genomic segment of Gilliamella apis:
GGGGAGGATCAACATCGGCTTATCAGTTTGAAGGGGCATGGGATGAAGATGGAAAATCTCCATCAATTGTCGATATGTATTGCCATCCTGAAGATGTAGCCGATTTTAAAGTAGCAAGTGATCACTATCATCATTATAAAGAAGATGTACGACTTTTTGCCGAATTAGGCTTAAAAGCCTATCGTTTTTCTATTGCTTGGACGCGTATTATTCCAGATGGTATTGGTGACGTTAATCAACAAGGATTAGATTTTTATCATAACTTAATTGATGAACTTAAACGTTATGATATTGAACCAATAGTAACTCTATATCATTTTGATTTACCCTATAAATTGGACAAACAAGGTGGATGGAGTGAACGATCAACCATTGATGCTTTTGTCCGATATACTGAAGTTCTATTCCAAAATTTTGGTAAAAAAGTTAAATATTGGTTAACAATTAATGAACAAAACACCATGATTCTTCATCCTGGTGCAATTGGTGTTCCTGAAAATGGTAAATTACCAGATAAGAAAACACTTTATCAACAAAATCACCATATGTTTATCGCTCAGGCTAAAGCTATGCAGCTATGCCACACTCTTTGTCCCAATGCTAAAATTGGGCCAGCATTAAATATTACTTCAATGTATGCTGAAACTTGCCGACCTGAAGATGCTATTGCTGCTCATAATTGGGAAACTATTCGATGTTGGAGTTTCCTCGATACCGCTATTTTGGGGCGCTATAATGCGTTATTTTTAAGTTATTTACAGGATAGAGGGCTTTGCCCAACAATTTTGGCAGAGGATCTCGTTGTATTAAAAAATGCTCAACCTGATTTTATTGCCATGAATTATTATTCAACAGCAACAATTGCCGCCAGTAAAGGAAATGCTTCCGATATATCAGCCAGAGCTGGCGATCAACAAATCATGCTGGGTGAACAGGGCGTTTATCGAGCGGCGGAAAATCCTTTTGTCGATAAAACGGCTTATGGATGGGTAATTGATCCTATTGGTTTAAGATTAACTTTAAGAAAAGTTTATGAACGTTACAATTTACCAATTCTAATCACTGAAAATGGCATTGGTGCTCCAGATAAACTTAATGCAGATAATACTGTTAACGATGATTATCGCATCAACTTTATTAGCCAACATATAACCCAAATGCAATTGGCTATCACCGATGGTGTTGAACTTATTGGTTACTGCCCATGGTCTGTTATTGATGTGGTAAGTACTCATCAAGGTTATGGTAAGCGTTATGGTTTTATCTATGTTAATCGAGGCGAATTTGATTTAAAAGACATGAAACGTATCAAGAAAAAGAGTTATTTTTGGTATCAGAAATTAATTAAGGCTAATGGGCAGTTGGATAAATTGACGTAACCGTTATGATAACATTTAAAGTTGATAAAATTTTAAATAACAGCCTAGTATTATCCAAAAATAGTGATAATAACGAGGTGATCCTGATGGGAAAAGGGATCGGTTTTAATGCTAAAGTTGGTGATCTGCTTGATGCTGAGCAGATTGAGAAATGTTTTGTTTTACAACAAATAACAGATATTCAAGGTTATCTTAACTTAATTGAATCATTACCTGATGATTACATCGAGTTAACGAGATTTTTGTTAGACTATGCGAACAAAACATTACAAACGACTTTTAGAGAAACACTCTTTTTTACCTTATTAGATCACCTCAATTATGCTATTGAAAGATATTATTCAGGAGTGGTTATTCAAAATCGCTTGTTATACGAAGTGAAAAGCTTTTATCCTAAAGAGTTTGAAGTTGCAAAGTATGGCATAACCTATATAAACCAACGTCTTAATATTAGTTTACCTGAGGAGGAAGCAGGTAACATAGCCTTTCATTTAGTTAACGGCCAATCACATCAACAAACTATGCAGCATACGTTATTGTCCGTTAAAATGTTGAAGGATATATTCAATATTATTCAATTTAATTTTGCAATTCGAATAGATAAACAATCGTTAAATTATTCACGTTTTTTAACTCATATGCAGTTTTTTATTCAGCGTATTTTTGAGCAGAAGCAGCTACAATCTGATAATGATTTTGTTTTTCAACAGGTGATTAGGCAATATCCAGATGAGTTTAAATGTGCAAATATCATTAAAAAATATTTAATTAATCAGCTCAATATCACGATTTCAAATGAAGAAATCCTCTATTTAATACTACATATCATTCGTATTGTACATTAAATCAAGCAAACAAAAGTCAGCATTGATGTTTATATCGATAATTAATACCAAAATAGAAGATTATTGCAAATTGTGTAACTTTATCATTTGCTTTTAATATTCGATGGTTAATTATTCATTTGGATCTGTTTCAATATTCTGCAAATATGAAACAATCGGTAAATCAGCTTCAGCCCAATCAAGATGATTTAGTTCATTAATATCTAGCCAACAAATTTTATTATGTTCTAAACATATTGGATCATCAATTAGCTGACAAAGAAAATTTATTGAAAAATAGCTTTAAAAATGTTTTTCAATACTATCAAAGGATAAATAGCTATTTGCCTTTCGAATAATAATTAAAGAAGTTTTTTAAACAGTTTAAACAGGCTACCAAGAGGATAACGTTTTAACTTGATTAGATTTTACAGATAGAATGTTGTTAATATGATTTATCGGCGGTTATTTTTTTAATACAGCAGTACTTTTAATGCGAATTGCTGGTCTTTTGTTTTTAGATTGATTGCTTAGTGTCATTGTTAATAGTCAGATTTAGTTAGTAGCGAATGTTATTAATTTGTTGGTTACCTGGTGTGTATAGGGTTTATTTAATCTTATTTTCACGGATAATTAGGATAAATAAACCCTTTATTATGGTTGTTCTTAGGTTGCTTTATAGCACGGTAAAATTTAAGTTATTATCATGACAAGTTCATTTCACTTATGTGATTTGGTCTTGGCAAACTCTATTGATATTTGGGTTGGTAAAAATATCAAATTCATCATAACTGGTTGATGAGAATTCACTTATTACAGCACCTTCAGGCCCAGCTTTAAACCAATGTTTAATATTGGGGTCGATGGTATATTGCTCACCGGGGAGTAATTCAATCTCTTGGCGAGCAGTATAGTATTGTTGATTACCACCCTGTGGTAAAGTACAAGATATACTGCCCTTATTTTCACCTTCAACATATAAATATACTTTACCCCATCGACAACGAAATGTTTCTTGTTTTCCTCTGCTGTTGTTGATGTCAGGATGTCGATGTTCAGGGCAGGTTTGGTTAGGTAGTAATACCATTTCTTTGGCACAATATCGGTCAGTATTAATATAAATAATTAAATTTAAACCTTCATTTTCAATATTATTTAAACCGAAATCAGCAAACTCAATATTATTTAACTCTTGTTCAGTTAGAATAAGTTGAGATTTTTTATATAACTCTTTGACATTATTCTTATAATCTTCACTAACTAACATAGTACACCTCATATAACTAAAACTAAGTCTATATTTAGTATTTAGATGGTTATGGTTTAATCGATAATGACCTCCATAACCATCCAATTTTTATAGACTTAGCTGATTTTGATTGAATCTAAGTCAATATCTTTCTCGTCATCAATAGTGAGTTCATTGTTATCATCTAGATTGACTCGTTTTTTCAGTACAAATAATATAATTGCGGTAGCAAGTGAGCCAGCCATTAAGGCAATAAACCATTGGATAGGATTGACCATTGTCACCATTGCAAATAGCCCACCAGCAGGTGCTGGTGTAGCACTACCACATGCCATACTAATTGCACCACCAACAGCACCACCGACACCAGTTGCTACTAAACATCTGAGTAAGTCATTAAAGATAATCGGATAACAACCTTCTGTGATTTGGCAGACTCCCATTGGAAATGCTGCTTTTAATGTTTCAACTTCATTGTTGGTATAAATATTTTTAGAAAATATTTTTTGCATAAAGTAAGCGATTGTCATTCCAAAAGGCGTTACCATTGAGGCTAAAATCATAACTGCCATTGGTTCATAACCATTTGGACCTAATGAAAGTAAAAACATGACCACGGTTTTATTGATTGGGCCACCATAATCAATTCCTGAAAGAACACCAATAATTAATCCATATACAATTTTTTCACTCGTATTAAGATTTTTTAAGTAGTCCATAAGTAATTCAGTGAATGCAGCAATTGGGGTGCCGACAACGTAGTACATTATGAGACCCATGGCAAACGCCGATAATAAAGGAATAATTAAAACCGGTCTTAGCCCTTCCGCCCAATGTGGTACTTTAATTTTTTCTCTGAGAAGTAAAGCAATATAACCAGCAATATAGCCACCGATAAAACCACCGATAAAGCCTGCGCCGATATTAATCGCAATTAGTCCAGTCAAAAAACCGGGAGCAATACCTGGTTTATCAGCGATTGAATAAGATATACCCGTAGATATCACCACCGGTAACATTCCAAGAACCAGAACCCCCATAGTTGAAAGCGCATCAACTAATCGGAAATCATCATGGAAACTATTCATTACTTGCCCACCAAATAAACTACCTATAGCGAGACAAAAACCAGCACTGACAACAATGGGTATTAAATATGATATAGCTGTTAGAGCATGACGCTTTAACTCTATTAATTTGAACATCTTCATGTGCAACCTCACCTGTAAGATTATTGAGAAATAGCTTCTTCGATCTTCTTAATTAATTTATTGGGGGACTTTATGGCAATTTCTGTGGGGACCTCAATGATTTTTTTGTTGGCAAATCGTTCTCTTCCAGATACTTTTACATCAATAGCTAATATAACAATATCAGCACTTTCAATTAACTCATCGGGAATTTCATCTTGTACACCTATCGTACCTTGAGTTTCAATATGTATGTTATGCCCAGCATTTTTGGCGGCAGTGATTAATTTTTCCTTTGCAATATAAGTATGTGCAATTCCTGCGGTACAGGCAGCGATT
This window contains:
- a CDS encoding glycoside hydrolase family 1 protein; the encoded protein is MLYKTLKPFPQNFLWGGSTSAYQFEGAWDEDGKSPSIVDMYCHPEDVADFKVASDHYHHYKEDVRLFAELGLKAYRFSIAWTRIIPDGIGDVNQQGLDFYHNLIDELKRYDIEPIVTLYHFDLPYKLDKQGGWSERSTIDAFVRYTEVLFQNFGKKVKYWLTINEQNTMILHPGAIGVPENGKLPDKKTLYQQNHHMFIAQAKAMQLCHTLCPNAKIGPALNITSMYAETCRPEDAIAAHNWETIRCWSFLDTAILGRYNALFLSYLQDRGLCPTILAEDLVVLKNAQPDFIAMNYYSTATIAASKGNASDISARAGDQQIMLGEQGVYRAAENPFVDKTAYGWVIDPIGLRLTLRKVYERYNLPILITENGIGAPDKLNADNTVNDDYRINFISQHITQMQLAITDGVELIGYCPWSVIDVVSTHQGYGKRYGFIYVNRGEFDLKDMKRIKKKSYFWYQKLIKANGQLDKLT
- a CDS encoding PRD domain-containing protein, which gives rise to MITFKVDKILNNSLVLSKNSDNNEVILMGKGIGFNAKVGDLLDAEQIEKCFVLQQITDIQGYLNLIESLPDDYIELTRFLLDYANKTLQTTFRETLFFTLLDHLNYAIERYYSGVVIQNRLLYEVKSFYPKEFEVAKYGITYINQRLNISLPEEEAGNIAFHLVNGQSHQQTMQHTLLSVKMLKDIFNIIQFNFAIRIDKQSLNYSRFLTHMQFFIQRIFEQKQLQSDNDFVFQQVIRQYPDEFKCANIIKKYLINQLNITISNEEILYLILHIIRIVH
- a CDS encoding D-lyxose/D-mannose family sugar isomerase; translated protein: MLVSEDYKNNVKELYKKSQLILTEQELNNIEFADFGLNNIENEGLNLIIYINTDRYCAKEMVLLPNQTCPEHRHPDINNSRGKQETFRCRWGKVYLYVEGENKGSISCTLPQGGNQQYYTARQEIELLPGEQYTIDPNIKHWFKAGPEGAVISEFSSTSYDEFDIFTNPNINRVCQDQIT
- a CDS encoding PTS fructose transporter subunit IIC; amino-acid sequence: MKMFKLIELKRHALTAISYLIPIVVSAGFCLAIGSLFGGQVMNSFHDDFRLVDALSTMGVLVLGMLPVVISTGISYSIADKPGIAPGFLTGLIAINIGAGFIGGFIGGYIAGYIALLLREKIKVPHWAEGLRPVLIIPLLSAFAMGLIMYYVVGTPIAAFTELLMDYLKNLNTSEKIVYGLIIGVLSGIDYGGPINKTVVMFLLSLGPNGYEPMAVMILASMVTPFGMTIAYFMQKIFSKNIYTNNEVETLKAAFPMGVCQITEGCYPIIFNDLLRCLVATGVGGAVGGAISMACGSATPAPAGGLFAMVTMVNPIQWFIALMAGSLATAIILFVLKKRVNLDDNNELTIDDEKDIDLDSIKIS
- a CDS encoding PTS fructose transporter subunit IIB — encoded protein: MNIIGIAACTAGIAHTYIAKEKLITAAKNAGHNIHIETQGTIGVQDEIPDELIESADIVILAIDVKVSGRERFANKKIIEVPTEIAIKSPNKLIKKIEEAISQ